Genomic window (Spirochaetota bacterium):
CACGAACGTGTTTATCGGAGCATGCGAAACAACTTTGAAAACATCACGTGCAATTCGCATCATTTCATCAAGACACAGCTCAATCTTTTCCGGAGAATCATATTGATGAAGAATAAGATTCTCAAATGACACCCATTCAACCCAGAGCTGTTGGAACGGGGTGCGTGGTAGCGTGGCAAATGCAATACCGTCAACACCGACAATGTTGTCGTCAGTTTGAAAGATATCGAAGCGATCCTGAACGACGCAATCATTCAGATATGAGCATGCTTTTTCATAATCATCGAGCGATTTGACAAAGTGCTCGGTCGTTGCCGCACTATGAAGAACAGGATCGAACATTTTGACTTGTGTAAGATGGCCCTCTGGCGTGCAAAGAACGGTTTGTTCTCCCCTGAGCCCGTCTTTTTCGACGGGATATTTTTGAACTGAACAATGCGGTGTAACAATTTCATGCACGCGCGACCAGACAATAATACCCATATTCGAACGACCGATTGACTCCCATATCTCACTGTTCGTTGCCGTAATGTTGCTATACTGAGCGAATGGGACGCGGTCATTATTGTCACCGCGCAACACCGACATCATTCTTTCTCTCATGGTTTGCATAGAGGATCCAATGTAGCAGAGTATTATGCCACGTAAACGAAAGATTTGCTTCCAGCGCGCCAGCGCAAATGCGATCCTTATCTGATTCAGACGCGAGATTACATACGGATGTCTGAATGGCTGTTAATAATATACTGGTTATCTGCCGGTTTGAGTATATTTTTTTCACATGATATAATTTCAAACATGCAGCGTATAACCTCGTGCACTTTTCAGGGACTTGGACTGCAGAAACTATTGCGAGTGCACCGGTTTGTTTCCGCAGCAGCGTACTCGCCGTTTAATGATAAAATCTATCGCAACTTTATTAACATTACCGCGGTTGTTCGCGGCACAAAACACTATATGGTTGCAGATCGGGCGATAAATCTTCGGGGCGGCGAGGCAACGGTAATACCCCCTGGAAAGCAGCTTTCCACAGGCGGACAGATAGACGGTAAAGGGATTCATATCATGATGGGCATCTATCCCCCCGGCGTACACAGAATGTGTGCTGATGCCGCCGTGTTGCTGAAAGGGCTTGACTATGATTCTCTCTCGCATATATCCGATGGTCGTGTGATTGTCGGGATTATTGAGCGGGTATTTGCTATCCATTCCAGTAAATCACCCGTCGTGATAAAAAAAGTCCTTGTCGTCAATGCGGTGCGCGAAATGCTTGCGCATCTGGCGGAGCTTTCGACATGCGCCCCGATCATGAATAGTTCAAATGAACTCGGTTCTGCTCTCGACTACATTCAGGCAAATATAGGCAAGAAGACTACCGCGAGGGAACTTGCTGACGAGCTCAATGTATCCCCTCAAACATTGCATCGAAAATTCATGCATGCCTTTGGCATGCCGCCAAACGAGTATATCCTCCGCATAAAGATCGAGAAGGCGAAGAAAATGCTTGCCCAAAGAAGTGTTTCGATTTTGTCATGCGCCTATCGGCTTGGCTTTTCCTCGGCACAATATTTCGCAACGGTTTTCAAGAGATACACCATGCAAAGCCCGAAAGCGTACCGGCGGAATGGATGAAAGTAGTTTTCATCTATGCGCACGCCGATATTCCATGGGGGACAGGCGATAGCGCTTTCTGAAGAATTTCAGGAAGTTCTGATACGATCCGTACCCGGTCTCGATGAGTATGCGGGTGATCGGTCTGCCGGTGACTTCGAGCAGATGCGCGGCACGCTCAAGACGATGCGACGAAACGAGATCGGTGAACGTTGCGCTGAATTCGCGCTTGAACTGCTGCAGGAACGATCGATAGGTCATATCGAAATCCTCAGCGGTGCTCTTCAGCCGTGACGAATCGTTAAGTGATTCTTGACGAATACCCGTACTCGTGCCTAAGTAAGGATAGAATATCAGTGAGCGTTCACGCGAACCGTGCATACTTATGCGTCTGTAGGCTCAATCGAAGCTCCGGATGCTCCTTCACGAGCGCGACGCAGAAATCGACAGCGCGTTTATCGATGACGTTCTTCCTCGCTTTCGGCTGCACATAGACGGGAAGCTTCTTTGCATACGGGAGTATCCCGCGGACGTCGGTCCTTTCATCAACGATGAATTTCATCTCCCGCACAAGCGGTGAACGCTTTACCTTCCCTTTCGGCGAATAAACGATGTGGTCGGCATTGGCAATGTTCTGAAAGCGGTAGCCGTTCGTCTCCACCGCGACGAACATACCGCTTCGTTTCAGCCGCGCTATGAGCGGGATAAGTTTCTGCATGGAGGGTTCGCCGCCGGTAAGGTACACCGCATGTGCCGGGTATTCCTTCACGA
Coding sequences:
- a CDS encoding 7-carboxy-7-deazaguanine synthase QueE, producing the protein MKRRTARTSTHAGTLFVSDIFYSVQGEGSLTGRPMVFVRFSGCDLTCAFCDEPKHRRIRKRMSIDEIVSIVKEYPAHAVYLTGGEPSMQKLIPLIARLKRSGMFVAVETNGYRFQNIANADHIVYSPKGKVKRSPLVREMKFIVDERTDVRGILPYAKKLPVYVQPKARKNVIDKRAVDFCVALVKEHPELRLSLQTHKYARFA
- a CDS encoding AraC family transcriptional regulator; its protein translation is MQRITSCTFQGLGLQKLLRVHRFVSAAAYSPFNDKIYRNFINITAVVRGTKHYMVADRAINLRGGEATVIPPGKQLSTGGQIDGKGIHIMMGIYPPGVHRMCADAAVLLKGLDYDSLSHISDGRVIVGIIERVFAIHSSKSPVVIKKVLVVNAVREMLAHLAELSTCAPIMNSSNELGSALDYIQANIGKKTTARELADELNVSPQTLHRKFMHAFGMPPNEYILRIKIEKAKKMLAQRSVSILSCAYRLGFSSAQYFATVFKRYTMQSPKAYRRNG
- a CDS encoding helix-turn-helix domain-containing protein, whose translation is MHGSRERSLIFYPYLGTSTGIRQESLNDSSRLKSTAEDFDMTYRSFLQQFKREFSATFTDLVSSHRLERAAHLLEVTGRPITRILIETGYGSYQNFLKFFRKRYRLSPMEYRRAHR